A single window of Sphingobacterium sp. ML3W DNA harbors:
- a CDS encoding glycosyltransferase family 32 protein: MIPKILHQIVGKKSSDLVKECMESWRKLTNYGFEIKYWDDDKLLELIELRYPSVLNTFKSARNHAEAADIGRYIIVYNEGGYYCDWDINLNDKDQFLELVQQTPSGYLLLDPINNVPAAEHFSGTKNEPFLLSVINDIVETFNRGEQDLMFTPQYSGPYRMLNSLLRHKNSLQDLLNVKEVFEYDYIEAKSAIEFQKSGIMTHYWEHSWF; the protein is encoded by the coding sequence ATGATTCCAAAAATATTACATCAAATTGTTGGTAAAAAGTCTTCAGATTTGGTAAAGGAATGTATGGAAAGTTGGAGAAAGCTAACTAACTATGGCTTCGAAATAAAATACTGGGATGATGATAAATTGCTGGAGTTGATTGAACTTAGATACCCATCTGTTCTCAATACTTTCAAATCTGCAAGAAATCACGCAGAAGCGGCAGATATTGGGAGATACATTATCGTTTATAATGAAGGTGGATATTACTGCGATTGGGACATAAATTTGAATGATAAAGATCAATTTCTTGAACTTGTACAGCAAACACCTTCAGGATATTTATTATTAGATCCAATCAATAACGTCCCAGCTGCCGAACATTTTTCTGGAACTAAAAATGAACCATTTCTTCTATCTGTCATCAACGATATTGTTGAAACTTTTAATAGAGGAGAACAGGATCTAATGTTTACTCCCCAATATTCTGGTCCGTATAGGATGCTAAACTCTTTATTAAGACATAAGAATTCTTTACAGGATCTTCTAAACGTAAAAGAGGTGTTCGAATATGATTACATAGAAGCAAAATCCGCGATCGAATTCCAGAAATCAGGAATAATGACTCATTATTGGGAGCATTCGTGGTTTTAA
- a CDS encoding glycosyltransferase family A protein — MRTILHKLKSSILWAIDMEEDVIFCKVNDDENNLSKSISWEDIITNLVDQEIYLYYIDVEYGSILSIDENIAVVCDIKSISSFILTRPIFNFALSLIEHIDNLENQDWLSFCKNLAPHSIAILAHNSHNFKKFKIHVISPFRNVSTFIEPYISSIVKQKYSNFKVHLIDDASTDGGVRNYITDSRFSINESTIRQFALKGIVDTLLNQDFDDDDIICLIDADDKLPHDYVFSILNQLYNDKSLLFTYGSVRVLGNYICEGNAYSIEDFSTLRKSEWKVSHLRTFRYKLFKEFQRLDPNFIHLKNSKLDFLKMPYDMALLFPLMEIAGFDRIRFIENVLYEYRLHPNNDHNINREEQYLGEKIIRNKIPFTKSLNL, encoded by the coding sequence ATGCGAACTATTCTTCATAAATTGAAATCTTCAATTCTCTGGGCAATTGATATGGAAGAAGACGTTATTTTTTGTAAAGTAAATGATGACGAAAACAACTTGTCCAAGTCGATTTCTTGGGAGGATATCATTACTAATCTGGTTGATCAAGAGATATACCTATATTATATAGATGTGGAATATGGGTCGATATTATCGATTGATGAAAATATTGCAGTAGTATGTGATATCAAATCGATCTCTTCTTTTATATTGACTAGGCCTATTTTCAATTTCGCCCTTTCACTAATAGAACATATAGATAATCTGGAAAACCAGGATTGGCTATCATTTTGCAAAAATCTCGCTCCGCATTCAATCGCTATTTTAGCGCATAATTCCCACAATTTTAAAAAGTTTAAAATTCATGTTATCTCACCTTTTAGAAACGTCTCAACATTTATAGAGCCATATATCTCTTCTATTGTAAAACAAAAGTATTCCAATTTTAAAGTTCATCTTATAGACGACGCTTCCACAGACGGCGGGGTACGCAATTATATAACGGATTCCAGGTTTTCTATAAATGAAAGTACAATACGACAGTTTGCCCTTAAGGGCATAGTTGATACACTTTTAAATCAAGACTTTGATGATGACGATATTATTTGTTTGATAGATGCTGATGATAAACTTCCCCACGATTATGTGTTTTCTATACTTAATCAACTATACAATGATAAATCGTTGTTATTTACTTATGGTTCGGTGAGAGTCCTAGGTAATTATATTTGTGAAGGAAATGCGTATTCTATTGAGGATTTTTCTACGTTAAGAAAAAGTGAATGGAAAGTGTCACATTTACGGACATTTCGCTATAAACTATTTAAAGAATTTCAAAGACTAGATCCAAACTTTATACATCTGAAAAATTCGAAATTAGACTTTTTGAAAATGCCATATGACATGGCTTTGTTATTTCCACTTATGGAAATTGCTGGTTTTGACAGAATACGATTTATTGAAAATGTATTGTATGAATATAGACTCCATCCTAATAACGATCATAATATTAATCGAGAGGAGCAGTACCTAGGTGAAAAAATTATTCGCAATAAAATACCGTTCACTAAGTCTTTAAATTTATAG
- a CDS encoding outer membrane beta-barrel protein, whose product MQKIKMMNKILLLILLSCASIQTTFGQTVKHSLKGKLSNNNIPISSSTIKLKNLLNEQLVNGATSNEEGDFSIDGILSGQFLLSISSLGFNEYTDTLKFLGDIDLGTINLDESSEYIDEVTVSVNRPKFHREKDRLIMDLSKEIVGVSSLVLLNRLPGVFVLGESISIKGVSGGRVMVNGKLINLSGEDLMQYLSSLRSEDIESIEVIYQASAKYDASGSGGIINIKLRKNIEEGLSGRIGLDYSNGVGKFPGYSPSTSFQYKRGRFSTNLNLSYLKDKQFEKLDQSRNMLDSSFYLANNYDESIYRKKNIRFSTNYAISERINIGIEYTGMFSELRDTLSSNSQLQMKDNINSLGIFSSLSKTNFSNIGLNYTWETDSLGSKLQILSDFVYNGKRNRNETMSSHYQNETHLSDTAFVFSNPNNVKIITGDLKYDKIIGKSSVLSLGSKISNTKIENNNSYEFPNLNKADYSELNFTYNYNELITSGYLLLETKFKGIDFNLGVRMENTEVKGKVSGANQDTSITSSYLNFFPSFSSQYEWGENAKNVLILSANRRIDRPSYLELNPYRYFIDNYTTQTGNPYLTPQYTTSADLGYLFRQRYYLSLGVYKTKDIMNQVFITNTNDATMLITKQNAGEKNGMNLTLSIPHDFFPWWNSYNNFQLNRAKVNSSNFSFLNNSFLIQTNHAFSFPKNWQASLNAFYTNGMVEGNIVTDDIASVDLAIQKRTFKDKLLIKASVSDLFYTSGYSATSLYNNDVIKIKKRHQSRVFTISLSYNFNFGQIFEFKDVTKSNDDEKNRL is encoded by the coding sequence ATGCAAAAAATAAAAATGATGAACAAAATTTTACTGCTGATACTTCTTAGCTGCGCTTCAATACAAACAACATTCGGACAAACGGTCAAGCATAGTTTAAAGGGGAAATTGTCGAACAATAATATTCCAATTTCTTCTTCTACAATTAAACTTAAGAACTTATTAAATGAGCAATTAGTTAATGGTGCCACTTCGAACGAAGAAGGTGATTTTAGTATCGATGGCATTTTATCAGGACAATTTTTACTTAGTATATCGTCTTTAGGATTTAACGAATATACGGACACTTTAAAATTCTTAGGAGATATTGATCTAGGCACAATTAATCTAGATGAAAGTTCAGAATATATTGATGAAGTGACGGTTTCTGTAAATCGTCCCAAATTTCACAGAGAAAAAGACAGATTAATTATGGATCTCTCAAAAGAGATTGTAGGAGTAAGTTCTCTCGTTTTATTGAATAGGCTACCGGGTGTTTTTGTACTTGGAGAGTCGATTTCAATAAAAGGAGTCTCGGGCGGGCGAGTTATGGTTAACGGTAAATTAATTAACTTGTCTGGTGAAGATCTCATGCAATATCTTTCAAGTCTACGTTCAGAAGATATAGAATCAATCGAAGTGATATATCAGGCTTCTGCAAAATATGACGCCAGTGGCAGTGGGGGAATAATTAATATAAAGCTGCGAAAAAATATCGAAGAAGGGCTGAGTGGTCGGATAGGTCTAGACTATTCAAATGGAGTAGGTAAATTTCCTGGATACTCTCCTTCAACTTCCTTTCAATATAAGAGGGGAAGATTTTCAACGAATTTAAACCTATCTTATTTAAAAGATAAGCAGTTTGAAAAATTAGACCAAAGTAGAAATATGCTTGATTCTTCGTTCTACCTTGCGAATAATTATGATGAATCAATCTATAGGAAAAAAAATATCAGGTTTTCAACTAATTATGCGATCAGCGAAAGAATTAATATTGGAATTGAATATACTGGAATGTTTAGTGAGCTAAGGGATACATTATCTTCAAATTCGCAATTACAGATGAAGGATAATATTAATTCTTTAGGTATCTTTTCGAGCTTGTCAAAAACAAATTTCTCCAATATAGGTTTAAATTACACTTGGGAGACAGATAGCTTAGGGTCAAAATTACAAATATTGAGTGATTTTGTCTATAATGGAAAAAGAAATAGAAATGAAACTATGAGTAGTCACTATCAGAACGAAACACATCTCTCTGATACTGCTTTTGTATTTTCAAATCCAAATAATGTTAAAATTATAACTGGAGATTTAAAGTATGATAAGATAATAGGTAAGTCATCAGTTTTATCTTTGGGATCTAAAATATCAAATACTAAAATTGAGAATAACAATTCCTACGAATTTCCAAATCTTAATAAAGCAGATTATAGTGAATTAAACTTTACTTATAATTACAATGAACTTATAACATCTGGTTACCTATTGCTAGAAACTAAATTTAAAGGAATTGATTTTAATCTAGGTGTAAGGATGGAAAATACAGAAGTAAAGGGTAAGGTTTCTGGAGCCAATCAGGACACGTCGATAACATCATCTTATTTAAACTTCTTTCCTTCATTTAGTAGTCAGTATGAGTGGGGAGAAAATGCTAAAAATGTCCTGATACTATCGGCCAATAGAAGAATAGACCGACCTTCGTATCTGGAATTGAATCCTTATAGATATTTTATCGATAATTATACGACTCAAACTGGTAACCCATATCTGACTCCGCAATATACCACATCTGCTGATTTAGGATATCTTTTTAGGCAACGCTATTATCTCTCATTAGGAGTTTACAAAACGAAAGATATTATGAATCAAGTTTTTATTACTAATACTAATGATGCAACGATGCTTATAACAAAGCAAAATGCTGGTGAAAAGAATGGAATGAATTTGACTTTAAGTATACCACATGACTTTTTCCCTTGGTGGAATTCATATAATAATTTTCAACTAAATAGGGCAAAGGTAAATTCATCTAACTTTTCATTTCTAAACAATTCATTTTTAATACAGACCAATCATGCCTTTTCCTTTCCGAAAAATTGGCAAGCGTCTTTGAATGCATTTTATACCAATGGAATGGTTGAAGGTAATATTGTTACTGATGATATTGCAAGTGTAGATTTAGCAATACAAAAGCGGACATTTAAGGATAAACTGCTTATAAAGGCGTCCGTAAGCGATTTATTTTATACCAGTGGTTATTCTGCAACTAGTCTCTATAATAACGATGTAATAAAAATAAAAAAGAGACATCAATCTAGGGTTTTCACAATTTCCTTATCTTATAATTTTAATTTCGGTCAGATTTTTGAATTTAAAGATGTAACCAAAAGCAATGATGATGAAAAAAATAGATTATAA
- a CDS encoding class I lanthipeptide — protein MKNQEKKKLVLNKRKIANLSNDELSNLYGGNAAPQKISIYTSAISINPRTTSNRC, from the coding sequence ATGAAAAATCAAGAGAAAAAAAAGCTTGTTCTAAACAAAAGAAAAATTGCAAATTTGTCTAATGACGAATTAAGCAACTTGTACGGTGGTAATGCTGCTCCACAAAAGATAAGTATCTATACTTCAGCGATTTCTATTAACCCTAGAACAACTAGTAATAGATGCTAA
- a CDS encoding glycosyltransferase family 4 protein has protein sequence MSRKRIFLLASVGLGQEYGLKTYFKTLTNEARKYRSKIELIIINIKFSDCLEPIEINIQENINHVVFPVLCSEADFWDEPIYSKGFLAWMDNEFSIKSNDIFHFNSFSALDIAFLLKNECGVKIIYTVHFSTWKSYFKNEKELELNWIKASKIERRQWHYLEIENQMLELSDKIVCLSKETERILSSVFKIDKKKLLHLPNFLPIEAQKFANNPLLKSLSPDAKIILYCGRMDDDKGIRELFEACNNLFVTKKNCTLLLVGGGDISHLLGSLPNLWERLIYTGYIADRNVLETIIALADIQVLISRHEQSSFTLLEGLRSKNAMIISAIPAFEDIDDSVCMKIAEKKSGSMAKQLEEKLNILLENTDLMEELGHKGYSFFIENLTADKNFPVLCKYAYGVRDLVD, from the coding sequence ATGTCAAGAAAAAGAATTTTCCTCTTAGCTTCAGTAGGTCTAGGACAAGAATATGGATTAAAGACATATTTTAAAACTTTGACGAACGAGGCTCGAAAATATAGATCAAAGATTGAATTAATCATAATAAATATTAAATTCAGTGACTGTTTAGAACCTATTGAAATAAATATACAAGAAAATATAAACCATGTAGTTTTTCCTGTGCTATGTTCAGAAGCTGATTTTTGGGATGAACCGATTTATTCAAAAGGTTTTTTGGCTTGGATGGACAATGAGTTTTCGATCAAAAGCAATGATATCTTCCATTTTAATTCATTTTCCGCGTTAGATATTGCTTTTCTGCTAAAGAACGAATGTGGAGTAAAAATCATCTATACAGTTCACTTCTCAACATGGAAAAGTTATTTTAAAAACGAGAAAGAACTTGAATTAAATTGGATTAAAGCTTCCAAAATTGAAAGAAGACAATGGCATTATCTAGAGATTGAGAATCAAATGCTAGAATTATCTGATAAAATCGTTTGTCTTTCAAAAGAAACTGAGAGGATTTTATCTAGTGTATTCAAAATTGATAAGAAAAAACTTTTACATCTGCCAAATTTCCTCCCGATAGAAGCTCAGAAATTTGCTAATAATCCGTTATTGAAAAGCTTAAGTCCCGATGCCAAAATTATTTTGTACTGTGGAAGAATGGACGATGATAAAGGAATTAGAGAATTGTTTGAAGCGTGCAATAATTTATTTGTCACAAAAAAAAATTGTACTCTCCTACTTGTAGGTGGGGGAGATATCAGTCATCTATTAGGCAGTCTTCCAAATCTATGGGAGCGTTTAATCTATACAGGTTATATTGCGGATAGAAACGTTTTGGAAACTATAATTGCTCTTGCAGATATTCAAGTCCTAATTTCAAGGCACGAGCAGAGCAGCTTCACACTTTTGGAGGGATTGAGAAGTAAAAATGCGATGATAATCAGTGCAATCCCTGCATTCGAAGATATTGATGATAGCGTTTGCATGAAGATAGCAGAAAAGAAATCCGGTTCAATGGCGAAACAATTGGAAGAAAAGCTCAATATCCTTTTGGAGAATACTGATTTGATGGAGGAATTGGGACATAAAGGATATTCTTTCTTTATAGAAAATTTAACAGCAGATAAAAATTTTCCTGTTCTTTGTAAATATGCTTATGGAGTCCGAGACTTGGTCGATTAA
- a CDS encoding lantibiotic dehydratase: protein MEGVYLSSKEFYKMIATNTHTVNGNEGNSQTRQSLLKYWNRSCTRCTPFGTFASTSIIDILPTETRIILDPQKRYRRSRIDMEYLFSIIESLLQTIESKRNIKWYINDSLYRGTNFLRYIDWHVKNNNRTYGLNTVETTDYLDFIIELAASGLKLDELINALKIKYDLHSEEIWEYIDELINAKILVPEIGALVIQPTPFYLLEKIIQIIPDDQGKNAIKQLLDILKKLEFNAEIDDYENINNILRDISPDLGKVENTIQTDMFLRVENGSLNENDIGKIMTQVEETMAFSKDYRSSTLDEFMRRFTERYEDKEVSLLHALDSDIGIGYGALSDLAIGSSDILDNLPVSYPTVEGGSESAIDKFVIKKFNDFLNGSDNIINIREDELKELESELDKGKSLDSTYIMGTYYLEKEQGFKFDLTSIGGSSGANLLTRFSYGGKDFLELIKQITEKESEFIESQNASNAEIVHLPDSRLGNILMRPSIRDFEITFLGNSTSDESIKIKLSDLYVSVRNGTVFLKSKKHNRYIVPKLTSAHNYQYKSLPFYKFLCDLQQQNRSIPIVWDWAILSDNRYLPRVEYKNLILAKARWKIIFEDIFVGRSTFPEVNVQKLKDFIVTANIPKKTLLVEGDNTLLLDFETEDCIDILLKQLNTKKQVILCEYLSTVENSIVKDNRTFYYNNEVIIPIYSSAPSQEFFPKPAVNTTVKRRFLIGEECLFIKIYGGPESLDQILIDRLASFILAKSKYFEKFFFIRYKDEFNHLRLRFFQSDKRTLSEFQDSLTIFLNNLVDTEFIHSWTIDVYNRELERYLPENIDISETLFHYDSLTVLHALKSVRGEPDEEKYRLLIGLLGFLNYLDMFNLNLNEKHEFAKKGANDFYQEFGGQKILQKEINKKYKIFQKDILSFLSDETSEEYGFFLKENFNLYCEELGLITTEILKNISNHKSIDSIKNNLISSYVHMFVNRLFINQQRKWEMIIYHFMERYFLFKLKTNPDE, encoded by the coding sequence ATGGAAGGTGTATATCTTTCTAGCAAAGAGTTTTACAAGATGATCGCTACCAATACTCATACAGTCAATGGTAATGAGGGAAATAGTCAGACTAGACAATCTTTGTTAAAATACTGGAATCGGAGCTGTACCCGCTGCACTCCCTTTGGAACGTTTGCTTCTACATCTATAATTGATATACTCCCCACAGAAACTCGTATTATCCTTGATCCTCAAAAGCGATATCGAAGATCTCGGATTGATATGGAGTACTTATTCTCTATTATTGAATCACTTCTACAAACTATTGAGTCTAAAAGAAACATTAAATGGTATATCAATGACAGTCTTTATAGAGGGACTAATTTTCTTCGATATATTGATTGGCATGTGAAAAATAATAATCGGACATATGGATTAAATACTGTAGAAACAACTGATTATCTTGACTTTATTATAGAATTGGCTGCATCAGGTTTAAAACTTGATGAATTAATTAATGCACTGAAAATAAAGTATGATTTACATTCCGAAGAAATTTGGGAATATATTGATGAATTGATTAATGCGAAGATCCTTGTTCCAGAAATCGGGGCACTGGTAATTCAACCTACCCCTTTCTATTTGCTAGAGAAAATAATACAAATAATACCGGATGATCAAGGGAAAAATGCAATTAAACAGTTGCTTGATATCCTCAAAAAACTGGAATTTAATGCAGAAATTGACGATTACGAAAATATCAACAATATTTTAAGAGACATTTCGCCAGATTTAGGAAAAGTCGAAAATACGATTCAGACCGATATGTTCTTGCGTGTTGAAAATGGATCATTGAATGAAAACGATATCGGTAAGATTATGACCCAAGTAGAGGAAACCATGGCCTTTTCAAAGGATTACAGATCATCCACATTGGATGAATTTATGAGACGGTTCACGGAACGGTATGAAGATAAAGAAGTCTCTTTATTACATGCATTGGATTCGGATATTGGGATAGGTTATGGAGCTCTCTCAGATTTAGCTATTGGCAGTTCAGATATTTTAGACAATCTTCCAGTTTCTTATCCTACAGTAGAGGGAGGTTCCGAGTCTGCTATCGATAAATTTGTAATTAAAAAATTCAATGACTTTCTGAATGGGAGCGATAATATCATAAATATCCGGGAGGATGAACTTAAGGAGTTAGAATCTGAATTAGATAAAGGTAAAAGTCTAGATAGTACTTACATAATGGGTACTTATTACCTCGAAAAAGAGCAAGGGTTCAAATTTGACCTAACATCGATCGGCGGATCATCAGGAGCAAATTTGCTTACTAGATTTTCTTATGGAGGTAAAGATTTTTTGGAATTAATAAAACAGATCACAGAAAAAGAATCTGAATTTATAGAAAGTCAGAATGCCTCCAATGCTGAAATCGTTCATCTACCTGATTCTCGTTTAGGTAATATTTTAATGCGACCGTCAATCAGAGATTTTGAAATTACGTTTTTAGGTAATTCAACCTCAGATGAAAGCATTAAAATCAAACTTTCCGATTTATATGTTAGTGTTCGCAATGGTACAGTGTTTTTGAAAAGTAAAAAGCATAATCGTTATATTGTTCCTAAATTAACCAGTGCACATAATTACCAATATAAAAGTCTACCGTTTTATAAATTTTTATGTGACTTGCAACAACAAAATAGATCTATTCCAATAGTTTGGGACTGGGCTATCCTATCCGATAATCGATACTTACCAAGAGTAGAATACAAAAATTTAATTCTTGCCAAGGCTAGATGGAAAATTATTTTTGAAGACATATTCGTTGGTAGGTCTACTTTCCCAGAAGTAAACGTGCAAAAACTTAAAGATTTTATTGTTACTGCAAATATACCAAAGAAAACTTTACTAGTTGAGGGTGATAATACTTTACTGCTAGATTTTGAAACAGAAGATTGTATCGATATACTATTAAAACAATTAAATACAAAAAAACAGGTGATTCTTTGTGAATATCTATCAACAGTCGAAAACTCCATTGTAAAAGATAACAGGACATTTTATTATAATAATGAGGTTATAATACCAATTTATAGTTCAGCTCCCTCTCAGGAGTTCTTTCCTAAACCAGCAGTCAATACAACTGTAAAAAGGAGATTTTTAATTGGCGAAGAATGTCTTTTTATTAAAATTTATGGTGGACCAGAGAGTCTAGATCAAATTCTTATAGACAGATTAGCCTCTTTTATTCTAGCCAAATCAAAATACTTTGAGAAGTTCTTTTTCATTCGTTATAAAGACGAATTTAACCATTTAAGACTTCGCTTCTTTCAAAGTGACAAAAGAACCCTTTCGGAATTTCAAGACTCTTTAACGATATTTCTAAATAACTTAGTTGATACTGAGTTTATCCACTCATGGACAATTGATGTATATAATCGAGAGTTAGAACGGTATTTACCTGAAAATATAGATATTTCTGAAACCTTATTCCATTATGATTCGTTAACCGTTCTGCACGCTTTAAAATCGGTAAGAGGGGAACCCGACGAAGAGAAATACAGACTATTGATTGGACTTTTAGGTTTTTTAAATTACTTAGACATGTTCAACTTAAACTTAAATGAAAAACATGAGTTTGCTAAAAAGGGAGCAAACGATTTCTACCAAGAATTTGGCGGTCAAAAAATACTCCAAAAAGAAATCAACAAAAAGTATAAGATATTTCAAAAAGATATTTTGTCTTTTCTTTCGGATGAGACAAGTGAGGAATACGGATTTTTTTTGAAAGAAAATTTCAACCTATATTGCGAAGAACTCGGGCTTATTACAACGGAAATATTAAAGAATATTTCTAATCATAAATCAATAGATTCTATAAAAAATAATCTAATTTCTAGCTATGTACATATGTTCGTAAATCGACTATTTATAAATCAACAAAGAAAATGGGAAATGATTATCTATCATTTTATGGAGCGGTATTTTCTCTTTAAATTAAAAACTAATCCTGATGAGTGA
- a CDS encoding lanthionine synthetase C family protein produces MSESITNSQVVKTVYRIKDTLQKKRFKNISLMDGLPGSILFNFYFGQVFNCNESTAFSEKSAAYLVNKFNDLESFPFGYGNGLTGVLSFFNYMSDKSDIYSGLLDESLDRLVAGYMMERYKKGDYDYMFGGAGGMKYLLERYAKNQNEYLKNLITQGVTVLLNDLLIDENEEVAFWNISKREDINLISSKPINIGFAHGIPGIISLLLDCVQFDICKIEIQKILEKVFRFILKYRNISGLSQFPKYANIVNGNDNFSPLAWCYGDIGISISLLKYGAACAKDEFFEMGTNIGLQACNRRSVRESGVLDAGFCHGTSGLSCQYNILHKYTGHSDFLKSQEYWLKKTIEYSNFDKHSVAGFRMYIDDDLWQPSFGLLNGIAGIGLTFLNYIEPEIVDWRTFFNLPKL; encoded by the coding sequence ATGAGTGAAAGTATTACAAATTCGCAGGTGGTAAAAACTGTCTACAGAATAAAGGACACATTGCAAAAAAAAAGGTTTAAAAATATTTCATTAATGGATGGACTTCCTGGTTCTATTTTGTTTAATTTTTACTTTGGACAGGTATTCAATTGCAACGAAAGCACTGCATTTAGTGAAAAAAGTGCTGCATACCTAGTAAATAAATTCAATGATCTGGAAAGTTTCCCTTTCGGTTACGGAAATGGTCTTACGGGCGTTTTATCTTTCTTTAATTATATGTCTGACAAATCAGACATATATTCTGGTTTGTTAGACGAGTCATTAGATAGACTGGTTGCCGGGTATATGATGGAACGGTATAAAAAAGGGGATTATGACTATATGTTTGGAGGAGCAGGAGGCATGAAATATCTCTTAGAAAGATATGCAAAGAATCAGAATGAATATCTGAAAAATTTGATAACGCAGGGTGTAACAGTTCTATTAAATGATCTTCTGATAGATGAGAATGAGGAAGTTGCTTTTTGGAATATTTCAAAACGAGAAGATATTAATTTGATTTCAAGTAAGCCCATTAATATTGGTTTTGCGCATGGGATCCCTGGAATTATATCGCTATTATTAGATTGCGTCCAATTTGATATCTGTAAAATTGAAATTCAGAAAATCTTGGAGAAAGTCTTTAGATTCATTTTGAAATATCGAAATATATCTGGTTTATCTCAGTTTCCGAAATATGCGAATATAGTGAATGGAAATGATAATTTCTCACCTCTAGCATGGTGTTATGGTGATATAGGCATCAGTATTAGTTTATTGAAATACGGAGCTGCTTGTGCTAAGGATGAATTCTTTGAAATGGGTACAAATATAGGACTTCAAGCTTGTAATCGACGTTCTGTTCGAGAAAGTGGTGTATTGGATGCAGGTTTCTGTCACGGAACCTCAGGTCTGTCTTGTCAATATAATATATTACACAAATATACTGGTCATTCGGATTTTTTAAAAAGTCAGGAGTATTGGCTAAAAAAAACGATTGAATATTCTAACTTTGACAAACATAGTGTTGCAGGGTTTAGAATGTATATTGATGACGATTTATGGCAACCGTCATTTGGCCTACTTAATGGCATCGCTGGTATAGGATTAACCTTCTTGAATTATATAGAGCCTGAAATCGTGGATTGGAGAACATTTTTTAATTTGCCTAAATTATAA